From a region of the Zingiber officinale cultivar Zhangliang chromosome 10B, Zo_v1.1, whole genome shotgun sequence genome:
- the LOC122028960 gene encoding uncharacterized protein LOC122028960, whose translation MLHSTIRRHALLPLPQLHRIFFATSTSSPLSGGGTSSRDPHFMVEYLVNSCGFSIEEASKASKRLAHLRSTENPDAVLAFFRSHGIDGTNLRRMISWKPGYLCWNVESNLTPKFQFLRDLGLSESDLVDVITKNPFIVSLNVQRTLLPRLNVWESLFGSRELLLKYLRKQCWFLSSSIENVVRPNLNFLRDECDIPLERASLVLKHHPTFIAQNPNSLRALVDRAKGMGLTTRSRMFLWILHILFRVSREKVEAHSKLMRSFGLSNSELCTVIEKQPFFLTFSTDFLRIKMEFLVKNIGFTPSCIVKRPTLLVLSLKKRIIPRFQVMEILKSEGLWTSDDKLHMFLRTSDQKFLNNFILPYKDKFPKLLEISSAVAE comes from the coding sequence ATGCTCCACTCGACCATCCGCCGCCATGCTCTTCTTCCCTTGCCCCAACTCCATCGCATTTTCTTCGCCACCTCCACTTCCTCCCCCTTGTCAGGCGGAGGCACCTCTTCTCGCGATCCTCACTTCATGGTCGAGTACCTCGTGAACTCGTGCGGATTCTCCATAGAGGAGGCGTCGAAGGCCTCCAAGCGCCTCGCGCATCTCCGATCGACCGAGAATCCCGACGCGGTTCTTGCTTTCTTCAGATCTCATGGCATTGATGGCACTAACCTCAGGAGGATGATATCCTGGAAACCAGGATATCTCTGCTGGAATGTGGAATCAAACCTCACCCCGAAGTTTCAATTTTTACGCGACCTGGGATTGTCAGAATCCGACCTCGTTGATGTCATCACGAAGAACCCCTTCATCGTGTCCCTCAATGTCCAGCGTACTCTTCTCCCCAGATTGAATGTATGGGAAAGTCTCTTTGGATCAAGGGAGCTGCTTCTCAAGTATCTTAGGAAGCAGTGTTGGTTTTTGAGCAGCAGCATTGAGAATGTGGTACGTCCTAACCTGAACTTCTTACGGGATGAGTGTGATATTCCTCTCGAAAGGGCATCACTTGTCCTTAAACATCATCCAACCTTCATTGCACAAAACCCAAACTCATTACGAGCTTTGGTAGATCGAGCGAAGGGAATGGGATTGACTACGAGATCTCGAATGTTCCTCTGGATCCTTCACATTCTTTTTAGGGTCAGCAGAGAAAAAGTTGAGGCTCACTCCAAGCTCATGaggagctttgggttgtcgaacTCGGAGTTATGTACTGTGATCGAAAAACAACCATTCTTCTTAACTTTTTCCACAGATTTCTTACGGATAAAGATGGAATTTTTGGTCAAGAACATTGGGTTCACCCCATCCTGCATTGTTAAGCGGCCGACGCTTTTAGTATTGAGTTTGAAGAAGAGGATAATTCCTCGGTTTCAGGTCATGGAGATATTAAAATCAGAAGGACTATGGACTTCAGACGACAAGCTGCATATGTTTCTCAGAACATCGGACCAAAAATTTCTGAACAACTTCATTCTTCCTTACAAAGATAAATTCCCCAAACTTCTTGAGATCTCGTCAGCTGTAGCTGAATGA